Proteins encoded within one genomic window of Papio anubis isolate 15944 chromosome X, Panubis1.0, whole genome shotgun sequence:
- the CDX4 gene encoding homeobox protein CDX-4 — protein sequence MYGSCLLEKETGMYPGTLRIPGGGGTAGTGGTGDGGSPIPASNFAVAPAFSHYMGYPHMPSMDPHRQSLGDWGSPYSPPREDWSVYPGQSSTIGTVPVNDMTSSPAAFCSTDYSNLGPAGGGTSGSSLPGPAGGSLVPTDAGAANASSPSRSRHSPYAWMRKTVQVTGKTRTKEKYRVVYTDHQRLELEKEFHCNTYITIRRKSELAVNLGLSERQVKIWFQNRRAKERKMIKKKISVFENTGGSVQSDSGSISPGELPNTFFTTPSAVRGFQPIEIQQVIVSE from the exons ATGTACGGAAGCTGCCTTTTGGAGAAAGAAACAGGCATGTACCCGGGCACTCTCAGGATCCCTGGGGGTGGAGGCACAGCTGGGACTGGAGGCACCGGGGACGGTGGGAGTCCGATACCAGCCTCCAATTTCGCTGTGGCACCGGCTTTCTCGCACTATATGGGCTATCCTCATATGCCCAGCATGGATCCTCACAGGCAGTCTCTGGGAGACTGGGGCTCACCTTACAGTCCCCCGCGAGAAGACTGGAGCGTGTATCCTGGGCAGTCTAGTACAATCGGCACAGTGCCAGTGAACGACATGACCTCGAGCCCCGCCGCTTTCTGCTCGACTGACTACAGCAACTTGGGCCCTGCGGGCGGTGGAACTAGCGGTAGCAGCCTACCAGGCCCGGCTGGTGGGTCGCTTGTCCCGACGGACGCAGGCGCCGCCAACGCCAGTTCCCCCAGCAGGAGCCGCCACAGCCCCTATGCATGGATGCGCAAGACCGTGCAGGTGACGG GTAAAACCAGGACAAAAGAAAAGTATCGTGTAGTTTACACTGATCATCAAAGATTGGAGTTGGAAAAGGAATTCCATTGCAATACATATATCACCATCCGGAGAAAATCAGAGCTGGCAGTTAACCTGGGCCTTTCTGAGAGACAG GTGAAAATCTGGTTTCAGAATCGCAGAGCCAAGGAGAGAAAGATGATCAAAAAGAAAATCTCCGTGTTTGAGAATACTGGAGGCTCGGTGCAAAGTGACTCTGGCTCCATCAGCCCTGGGGAACTGCCTAACACTTTTTTCACCACACCATCTGCTGTTCGTGGATTTCAGCCTATTGAGATACAGCAGGTTATAGTCTCtgaatga